One Pseudomonas muyukensis DNA segment encodes these proteins:
- the tagF gene encoding type VI secretion system-associated protein TagF, with translation MSDLGFYGKLACRGDFVSRGLPQQFIQPWDQWLAAGLQASQQALGERWLEAYLVSPLWRFALAPGVCGADAVVGVLMPSIDRVGRYFPLTVAQVLAPGQPLAPVVAGAEEWFEAVEEALLATLEPGAAFEGFEAALPPFRDARPLLQGPRVTVGGVQRLDATTPQGRALALAECACEGMSLWWGRGSERIAPGLMRCAGLPRSEDFAGFLLGSEAAHA, from the coding sequence GTGAGCGACCTGGGTTTCTACGGAAAGCTGGCCTGCCGCGGCGACTTCGTCAGCCGTGGCCTGCCACAGCAGTTCATCCAGCCCTGGGACCAGTGGCTGGCGGCGGGGTTGCAGGCCAGCCAGCAGGCGCTGGGCGAGCGTTGGCTCGAGGCCTACCTGGTGAGCCCGTTGTGGCGTTTTGCCCTGGCGCCGGGCGTGTGTGGGGCGGATGCGGTGGTCGGCGTGCTGATGCCGAGCATCGACCGGGTCGGGCGGTATTTTCCGCTGACCGTGGCCCAGGTGCTGGCGCCGGGGCAGCCGTTGGCGCCTGTGGTGGCCGGGGCCGAGGAATGGTTCGAGGCGGTCGAGGAGGCGTTGCTGGCGACGCTTGAGCCTGGGGCGGCCTTTGAGGGTTTTGAGGCGGCTTTGCCGCCTTTTCGCGACGCCAGGCCGCTCCTGCAGGGACCGCGCGTGACTGTCGGTGGGGTGCAGCGGTTGGATGCGACCACGCCGCAGGGACGGGCACTGGCCTTGGCCGAATGCGCCTGCGAGGGCATGAGCCTGTGGTGGGGCAGGGGCTCCGAACGTATCGCTCCGGGCTTGATGCGCTGCGCGGGCTTGCCGCGCAGCGAGGATTTCGCCGGGTTTCTTCTGGGTAGCGAGGCAGCGCACGCATGA